The Vanessa tameamea isolate UH-Manoa-2023 chromosome 2, ilVanTame1 primary haplotype, whole genome shotgun sequence genome has a segment encoding these proteins:
- the LOC113401397 gene encoding protein scarlet-like, whose protein sequence is MKDLGLKIPTRNVLTGAVVNWEDDEMAGLGDTPENLTLSWKDLSVYRRKKIQTSIWRSAIYEEVKVLHGVSGIVSSGNLVALMGSSGAGKTTLLAAISRRDKSAMSGYLMLNGRLAGAELIARISGFLPQEDLSIDDLSVAEHMEFMARLMMDKRSTVSVRTRRIQQLLGDLGVKACTSTKLKALSGGERKRVALAVQLLNDPPILFCDEPTTGLDSSAASAVVSRLRRLAIGGKLVICSVHQPASGVFELFHQVVLLANGRIAFHGSIDQADQFFASMNYKCPVGFNAAEYYVTLLGIEIDKEMESRERIRRICNEYQRSDIASDIENRVGDVKDEIEYFSGTVDEKNVYFERYLTLVKVNYFVQFYWLMWRNILSIKHNKSIWIAEFFLLMFVGLIISVPYMGHFKELDQRDIQNAEGLLYLMITETIFLFIYAVFITFPNEVPILLRETASGLYAPLPYYLSKVIFWIPRAVIEPILFVSLVFTIAGLQGGFMNWLGICFVCVLCANYANAYGSFLSSVFDKMETAALVSVPFDLIGTMFSGIYLNLGSASPYISWLKYVSGFYYGVESISIIQWDSIESINCVNIKGMPCIKTGPDVLRRFGYAEENFWRNCICLLIMYCVAHLIAFIMVIKRSRGTPVY, encoded by the exons ATGAAGGATCTCGGCCTTAAAATCCCTACACGTAATGTCCTCACTGGCGCCGTCGTTAACTGGGAGGATGACGAGATGGCGGGCCTCGGTGATACGCCTGAGAATCTCACGCTATCATGGAAAGACCTATCAGTGTACAGGAGGAAAAAAATCCAAACAAGTATATGGAGATCAGCGATATATGAAGAAGTAAAAGTACTACATGGAG TAAGCGGAATCGTCTCGTCCGGCAATTTGGTGGCTTTAATGGGTTCAAG TGGGGCTGGCAAGACCACTTTACTCGCGGCCATCAGCCGTCGAGATAAGAGCGCGATGTCGGGTTACCTGATGTTGAATGGGCGTCTCGCTGGGGCCGAACTCATCGCCCGCATCTCTGGCTTCTTACCGCAAGAGGATTTGTCTATCGACGATTTGTCCGTTGCTGAACACATGGAGTTCATG gCTCGTCTCATGATGGACAAGCGTTCCACAGTATCCGTGCGGACAAGGCGTATCCAACAATTGCTTGGTGATTTGGGGGTTAAGGCATGCACGAGTACAAAATTGAAAGCGTTGTCCGGTGGAGAAAGAAAACGCGTAGCATTGGCTGTTCAG CTCCTAAACGACCCGCCCATATTGTTCTGTGATGAGCCCACGACTGGTTTAGACAGTTCAGCAGCAAGCGCTGTTGTCTCTCGTCTTAGAAGATTAGCGATTGGAGGAAAGCTGGTCATATGTTCCGTACATCAGCCCGCTTCAGGGGTTTTCGAATTGTTCCACCAGGTTGTGCTATTGGCAAATGGACGAATAGCCTTCCATGGTAGTATTGACCAAGCGGATCAGTTCTTTGCCtc CATGAATTACAAGTGTCCAGTTGGTTTCAATGCAGCTGAATATTACGTTACCTTACTCGGGATCGAGATTGATAAGGAAATGGAGAGTCGCGAGAGAATACGTCGCATATGCAATGAATATCAAAGATCGGACATAGCATCCGACATTGAAAACCGAGTTGGCGATGTCAAGGacgaaatagaatattttagcgGGACAGTGGACGAAAAA aatgtATACTTCGAGCGATATCTAACtct AGTCAAAGTGAACTATTTTGTCCAATTTTATTGGTTAATGTGGAGAAATATACtgtcaataaaacataataaatctaTATGGATAGCGGAATTTTTTCTGCTTATG TTTGTCGGTCTCATCATTTCCGTGCCATATATGGGCCACTTCAAGGAATTAGATCAGCGCGACATACAAAACGCTGAAGGTCTTTTATACCTTATGATCACGGAGACAATCTTTCTTTTCATCTATGCAGTTTTCATTACATTCCCAAACGAAGTGCCTATTCTCCTTCGAGAAACTGCAAGTGGCTTGTACGCGCCTTTACCATATTATCTCTCGAAAGTTATATTTTGG ataccAAGAGCCGTTATCGAGCCGATTTTATTCGTTTCGCTCGTATTCACGATAGCTGGACTTCAAGGGGGCTTCATGAACTGGCTCGGAATCTGCTTCGTATGCGTCCTCTGCGCCAACTACGCGAATGCATACG GTTCATTCTTGTCGTCTGTTTTCGACAAAATGGAAACCGCAGCACTTGTGTCCGTACCATTTGATCTTATCGGTACAATGTTCTCTGGTATTTACTTGAATCTGGGAAGTGCATCTCCATACATTTCATGGCTGAAGTATGTATCCGGTTTCTACTATGGGGTAGAGTCTATATCAATAATTCAATGGGACTCTATTGAATCTATTAACTGCGTTAATATCAAAGGAATGCCGTGTATCAAAACTGGTCCGGATGTGTTGAGGAGATTCGGCTACGCGGAAGAGAATTTCTGGAGGAACTGCATATGCTTATTAATTATGTACTGTGTGGCCCATCTGATTGCGTTTATCATGGTTATAAAGAGGAGTAGAGGTACTCCAGTTTATTAG